From Pseudomonas sp. stari2:
TTTGGGCGAAAAGTGTACAAATCGCGCAAAGCCACGTGACAGAAGGGTTACAGCGGTGTGTGCTCAGGTTATCCACAGTCGGGTGCACAGCTGATGTGGGCAAGTCGGTGGAATAAGCCAATCGTGTCGTGCCCTGAAATATTGCAGGCTCAGCGCTGGAGCAGGATGCGCCCGCGGCTGAGATCGGCCAGTTGGTTTTGCAGCAACAGGATCTGCGCTTCCCCCACTGCCAGCTGCAATTCGACGCCGTTGGCGGTGAAGTTTTCCTCCACCACCAGACCGCCGAGATCCGCCACCCGCAATTTCACCAGCGCCAGCTCGGCAAACCCGCAGGCACAACGCAAGGGCACACGGTTGATCAATTCGATTTTCACTGCGGCTTGCAGGCACTTGTTGGCGCCGCCGCCATAGGCTCGGGCCAATCCGCCGGTGCCCAGTTGGATGCCGCCGTACCAGCGGATTACCAGCACGGCGACCTGATCGCAATCCTGCGCCTCGATGGCCGCGAGAATCGGCCGTCCGGCGGTGCCGCCCGGTTCAC
This genomic window contains:
- a CDS encoding YigZ family protein — its product is MPFTLRDFCEFREEIRKSRFITFAAPIGSPAEAQAFIEQHSDVNASHNCWAWKLGDQYRSNDDGEPGGTAGRPILAAIEAQDCDQVAVLVIRWYGGIQLGTGGLARAYGGGANKCLQAAVKIELINRVPLRCACGFAELALVKLRVADLGGLVVEENFTANGVELQLAVGEAQILLLQNQLADLSRGRILLQR